In a single window of the Dreissena polymorpha isolate Duluth1 chromosome 3, UMN_Dpol_1.0, whole genome shotgun sequence genome:
- the LOC127874124 gene encoding uncharacterized protein LOC127874124 isoform X1 gives MDVLLPVIRHGNLWDVGTFASISYWQLHSKMFVFVIISSCIVAIVAANCSINPCLNGGTCNALHKNDTAQFYCRCPSGWEGRFCQTPFRYIGCFEDAAVRILPILLPLSNSNSPIECAARCQVYLYSGTEAGDFCFCGDYLIAMIRPDSECNSVCPGDSSNKCGAPARIGVYSNVHCAPPH, from the exons aTGGACGTTTTATTacca GTAATTCGTCACGGTAACCTTTGGGATGTCGGTACCTTCGCGAGCATCAGTTATTGGCAGCTTCA TTCCAAGATGTTCGTCTTCGTTATAATTTCATCCTGCATCGTGGCTATTGTGGCTGCTAATTGTAGTATCAATCCGTGCCTAAACGGAGGCACATGCAATGCCTTACATAAAAACGACACTGCACAATTTTACTGCCGCTGTCCATCCGGGTGGGAGGGGCGCTTTTGCCAGACCC CTTTCCGGTACATCGGATGCTTTGAAGACGCTGCTGTCCGTATCCTACCTATCCTGCTCCCTCTATCGAATTCAAACTCGCCGATAGAGTGCGCCGCTCGCTGCCAGGTCTACCTTTACAGCGGCACGGAG GCTGGCGATTTTTGTTTTTGTGGAGACTATTTGATCGCTATGATCAGGCCAGATTCGGAATGTAACAGTGTGTGTCCTGGTGACAGCAGCAATAAATGCGGAGCACCAGCGAGGATTGGCGTCTACAGCAACGTTCACTGTG CCCCGCCTCATTGA
- the LOC127874124 gene encoding WSC domain-containing protein 2-like isoform X2 yields the protein MFVFVIISSCIVAIVAANCSINPCLNGGTCNALHKNDTAQFYCRCPSGWEGRFCQTPFRYIGCFEDAAVRILPILLPLSNSNSPIECAARCQVYLYSGTEAGDFCFCGDYLIAMIRPDSECNSVCPGDSSNKCGAPARIGVYSNVHCAPPH from the exons ATGTTCGTCTTCGTTATAATTTCATCCTGCATCGTGGCTATTGTGGCTGCTAATTGTAGTATCAATCCGTGCCTAAACGGAGGCACATGCAATGCCTTACATAAAAACGACACTGCACAATTTTACTGCCGCTGTCCATCCGGGTGGGAGGGGCGCTTTTGCCAGACCC CTTTCCGGTACATCGGATGCTTTGAAGACGCTGCTGTCCGTATCCTACCTATCCTGCTCCCTCTATCGAATTCAAACTCGCCGATAGAGTGCGCCGCTCGCTGCCAGGTCTACCTTTACAGCGGCACGGAG GCTGGCGATTTTTGTTTTTGTGGAGACTATTTGATCGCTATGATCAGGCCAGATTCGGAATGTAACAGTGTGTGTCCTGGTGACAGCAGCAATAAATGCGGAGCACCAGCGAGGATTGGCGTCTACAGCAACGTTCACTGTG CCCCGCCTCATTGA